The region AGTGCTACAGTGTTCCAGGCATTGTTCTCATGCCCTATAGACATTGACTCAATAAATTATTATACAAGCTTGTGAGTCAGGTACTATCATCCCTTGTTTTTTCCACAAGGTGTGTGAGGTACAAAGAAGTTGTACAACTGTGCAGCCAACCAGCTGTCAATTTGTCAAACCTAGACCTCAATTCTGATGACTTAGAACTTTCTCTTAGGAGCTGTGGTATTCTGATGAGCTGTCGATTTTTATCTGACAATGTGGTGGGCATTTAGGATGAAAAGAACACATGATTTGAGGATATATCCAGAGGATTTTCCCAGCATTGAAGTCCTGCTTGCTTCTAATCAGTGGTCACCCACCATCTTTATCTCAGAATTTTCCAGCAATCCTTTCACATTCTCTGTGAATTTCcaatgctctttctttctttggtattTTTTCTTATCCTGACTCTCTTCCTTACCAGCTTACACTGGGTCACTTTACCTAGTaattcaaaacaaattttattttatctttatggtGGAAAACAGTACATATTTAGAATTAGCCAGCTGGACTCAGTCTAGATGATCCCAGTCTCGTTGGCAACATCCAGAGCATCATGACCAGGAGCCAGCCAAACACAcgcctccttctctccttcaggCCTTATCAGGGCGTTGGCTTTGGCCACATCAACATCACAGAGTTTCTTCATGGCCTGTTTGATCTGGTGTGTGTTGGCTTTGACATCCACAAGGAACACAAGTGTGTCATTGTCTTCTGTCTTTTTCATGGCTGACTCGGTGGTCAGGGGAATTTGATGATGGTGTAGTGGTTGTGCTTGTTTCTCCTGGGTGCACCTCTGGAGCCCCAGAGTCTTGGCCCCTGGAAGGTGTGTGATGGTACAGTTCGTCTTCCTTTTGTGGCTGTGGATGCCTTTCCGCCCTGCCTTTTGAGCTTTCAAGGCCTTTGCTTTGACTTCGACTTTAGGAGGGGCAGGagcttccttctttgctttcagCACCATCTTGGTGGAAATTAAACCcccaaaacctcaaaacaaagtTTTGAGGGTagtgctaaaaaataaaattaagaaaagtcaGGAGTGCTACAGCTTGGTATTATTGTCCTAAAGGGATGCTCCCTGGAGCATTCTGTGTGGAATAGAGAGACAATAGATAAGATTAACAGATCTGAATTTCatggttaagataaaaattacaaagaaggGATCGAAATTTACCTCTGAGATGAAACTCACACACAAAACCCAGGGTTCTGGCATCAGCACTGAAGAAGAGTACAGGTGAATCTTCccaagcccaccccagcatgtgaCTCTGCTACAATGGTTCTGGGTACA is a window of Acomys russatus chromosome 5, mAcoRus1.1, whole genome shotgun sequence DNA encoding:
- the LOC127189827 gene encoding 60S ribosomal protein L23a-like → MVLKAKKEAPAPPKVEVKAKALKAQKAGRKGIHSHKRKTNCTITHLPGAKTLGLQRCTQEKQAQPLHHHQIPLTTESAMKKTEDNDTLVFLVDVKANTHQIKQAMKKLCDVDVAKANALIRPEGEKEACVWLAPGHDALDVANETGII